The DNA segment GGTTGAGCGGAAtacgcatgcagatgcatgcgtgtgtgtcactcgaaggatatcggtttccccttctcccgtttttcgttcataggccacacgatcggcgttgtgccgtccaaaatctagagaaagaagacatgctctctcgctttggcacacaggaaagttttccaatagcttcggttttgctggttgggaagcagctttcaaacgtaaacaaaaggCTTGCTATACTCTACCTTTCAGAAATTCAATGGTTCAACTCTATCGTAATGGTACACGATTCGACCGTAGTGGAAgacgattcaaccgtactggcacgcgattcaaccgtgcatgtacgcattcgatcgtagtgccATGCGATTTGAAGCAGGTGGTTTGCGATTCGAACCTAtctggaaacaggtgtaaatCATCTGATACTTGTGTGTTCCATTCATCGGTAAGCCACTGTACATTCCTCATAAATCATGGGCTATACAAATCTGGccttgaattatttttaatttaagctTGACGACGGTTTAGCATTGCCATTGCCAACAGTACTGGTTTGTTTTGGCgacgttatttgtttataaaacCAATAATGAGTTTTCTTTCTATCTTTACCTAAGGATAACGTCCCCTATAACAAAGGAGCTTTTAGAATAGAGATAAATTTTCCAGCCGAATACCCATTCAAACCACCAAAGATTTCGTTTAAAACCAAAATATACCACCCAAATATTGATGAAAAGGGTCAAGTTTGTCTTCCGATTATAAGTGCCGAAAATTGGAAACCGGCAACAAAAACAGACCAAGGTTAGTAAGtataataaaaatgaagattACAGAAgggaaatatttaattatctttttcattctAGTTATTCAGGCGTTAATAGAGTTGGTCAATGATCCCGAACCTGAACATCCTTTACGTGCAGACCTGGCGGAAGAATTTCtaaaagataggaaaaaatttacaaaaaatgcCGAAGAACATACCAGAAAGCACAGCGAAAAGCGACCGGAATAAAATAATAGATGTGAATACTAGATGCTACACCATCAAGATCATCGGATGTTcatcattgaaaaaaaaaacagttgtaAATTGTAAAACGATATTAGGGAGATGATACTTACATTCGCTTAAATCAAATACATGCGTTATCTGAGCGACGATAAGATAATCATTGATACTCGATGAACGTCACATCTGTTTAGTCGAATCCAACAATctgaaaattttattaaaaaaaatccttaatTCAAATTCTCCTGTGGTTTTGGCAAATTTGCCTTTCTCATTCAGAAGAGAAAgcgggcaaaatgggcaactTCACATC comes from the Anopheles coluzzii chromosome 2, AcolN3, whole genome shotgun sequence genome and includes:
- the LOC120950235 gene encoding ubiquitin-conjugating enzyme E2-18 kDa isoform X5, whose protein sequence is MAATRRLQKELADIRSSGMKSFRDILVDETNLLLWTGLIVPDNVPYNKGAFRIEINFPAEYPFKPPKISFKTKIYHPNIDEKGQVCLPIISAENWKPATKTDQVIQALIELVNDPEPEHPLRADLAEEFLKDRKKFTKNAEEHTRKHSEKRPE
- the LOC120950235 gene encoding ubiquitin-conjugating enzyme E2-18 kDa isoform X3; the protein is MAATRRLQKELADIRSSGMKSFRDILVDETNLLLWTGLIVPAVPEIRYHWEPTKNRLSNFRDNVPYNKGAFRIEINFPAEYPFKPPKISFKTKIYHPNIDEKGQVCLPIISAENWKPATKTDQVIQALIELVNDPEPEHPLRADLAEEFLKDRKKFTKNAEEHTRKHSEKRPE
- the LOC120950235 gene encoding ubiquitin-conjugating enzyme E2-18 kDa isoform X2, with the translated sequence MELADIRSSGMKSFRDILVDETNLLLWTGLIVPIAQNPCNKTHTFPEIRDFTLQAVPEIRYHWEPTKNRLSNFRDNVPYNKGAFRIEINFPAEYPFKPPKISFKTKIYHPNIDEKGQVCLPIISAENWKPATKTDQVIQALIELVNDPEPEHPLRADLAEEFLKDRKKFTKNAEEHTRKHSEKRPE
- the LOC120950235 gene encoding ubiquitin-conjugating enzyme E2-18 kDa isoform X1 — its product is MAATRRLQKELADIRSSGMKSFRDILVDETNLLLWTGLIVPIAQNPCNKTHTFPEIRDFTLQAVPEIRYHWEPTKNRLSNFRDNVPYNKGAFRIEINFPAEYPFKPPKISFKTKIYHPNIDEKGQVCLPIISAENWKPATKTDQVIQALIELVNDPEPEHPLRADLAEEFLKDRKKFTKNAEEHTRKHSEKRPE